The following coding sequences lie in one Mustelus asterias chromosome 8, sMusAst1.hap1.1, whole genome shotgun sequence genomic window:
- the LOC144497468 gene encoding transmembrane protein 125-like: MSELSEITSGRYPANRSRIQQSILEDQMELWWFQDTKRSILCYSVALVLILGTGVGGIVLISTATDKSGEWRLGVGIFLCLLTLVILFKHLMTSAIQDMNCVRSRAQIDRLRSGGLIDYLVILFTGFVILTSGYVLIILANADPYPVGGPWNDMLIAGVILTVAGSIILISLFIYVIIVKLCSHLATRSTNRRVQSVYTISRGNTGGTQRDFSSSTNNLL; this comes from the coding sequence ATGTCTGAGCTTTCTGAGATCACCTCTGGCCGTTACCCAGCCAATCGTTCCCGGATCCAGCAGAGTATCCTGGAGGACCAGATGGAATTGTGGTGGTTCCAAGATACTAAAAGATCCATCCTCTGTTATTCTGTGGCATTGGTCTTGATCCTTGGAACTGGAGTGGGGGGCATTGTTTTAATATCGACAGCCACTGATAAATCAGGTGAATGGAGGCTGGGAGTGGGGATTTTCCTGTGTTTATTAACTTTAGTTATACTCTTTAAACATCTGATGACCTCTGCTATCCAGGATATGAACTGTGTGAGGAGTCGGGCTCAGATTGACAGGTTAAGGAGTGGAGGGTTAATTGATTATCTGGTGATTTTGTTCACTGGATTCGTGATACTAACTAGTGGTTATGTACTGATAATCCTAGCAAATGCTGACCCCTACCCTGTAGGTGGGCCCTGGAATGATATGTTGATTGCAGGAGTGATTCTCACAGTGGCTGGCTCCATTATTCTGATTTCACTCTTTATTTATGTTATAATCGTCAAACTCTGTTCCCATTTAGCAACCAGGTCCACGAACAGAAGGGTCCAAAGTGTTTATACCATATCAAGAGGTAATACAGGGGGAACGCAAAGGGATTTCTCCTCCAGTACAAACAACTTGTTATAA